From Anaerolineae bacterium, a single genomic window includes:
- a CDS encoding HAMP domain-containing histidine kinase — translation MDASYPLFQVLTWEGIPWAQVDETAQILLAAPQDCVTLTLHTLPLASQGEWPPAFPAQGGPAEVTLQDGSLWLVWALEDGSFLVVPKAYWSRRLEEERGRVPRFISVVTHELRLPLTSIKGYTDLLLKGLGGEVSPQQAQFLEVIRNSVQRMVTLLDRLSDMGKLESGRLLVKRMPLSVKEALEPVVLKYRPLCEAKGQTFRWQVPEGLPPAQGDPHRLPQVVEALVDNAHRYTPQGGHITLGVRAEGPEIRIWVTDTGIGIRPEDQARLFEPFFRSEEEAVRDQRGWGLSLHVAGLLVERMGGRIEVETAPGQGSTFTVHLPRAQEQLDEKP, via the coding sequence ATGGATGCATCGTACCCCCTGTTTCAAGTGCTGACCTGGGAAGGCATTCCCTGGGCCCAGGTGGACGAAACGGCCCAGATTTTGCTGGCCGCCCCCCAGGATTGTGTCACCCTCACTTTGCACACCTTGCCCCTGGCCTCCCAGGGCGAATGGCCGCCCGCCTTCCCCGCCCAAGGCGGCCCGGCGGAGGTCACCCTGCAGGACGGCAGTCTCTGGCTGGTGTGGGCGCTGGAAGACGGTTCGTTTCTCGTGGTGCCTAAAGCCTACTGGTCGCGGCGGCTGGAAGAAGAACGGGGCCGCGTGCCCAGGTTCATTTCGGTGGTCACCCACGAGTTGCGCCTGCCCCTGACCTCCATCAAGGGCTACACCGACCTGCTCCTCAAGGGCCTGGGCGGGGAAGTCTCCCCTCAACAGGCCCAATTCCTGGAAGTCATTCGCAACAGTGTCCAGCGGATGGTCACCCTGCTCGACCGCCTTTCGGACATGGGCAAACTGGAGTCCGGCCGTCTGCTGGTGAAGCGCATGCCGCTGTCGGTCAAAGAAGCCCTCGAACCTGTGGTGCTGAAATATCGCCCACTGTGCGAAGCCAAGGGACAAACCTTCCGCTGGCAGGTGCCTGAGGGCCTCCCCCCGGCCCAGGGCGACCCCCACCGGCTGCCGCAGGTCGTCGAAGCGCTGGTGGACAACGCCCACCGGTACACGCCCCAGGGAGGGCACATCACCCTGGGGGTACGCGCCGAAGGCCCGGAGATCCGGATTTGGGTAACGGACACGGGGATCGGCATTCGCCCTGAGGATCAGGCCCGCCTCTTCGAACCCTTCTTCCGCTCCGAAGAGGAAGCGGTGCGCGACCAGCGCGGTTGGGGGCTCTCGCTACATGTGGCCGGCTTGTTGGTTGAGCGCATGGGCGGGCGCATTGAAGTGGAAACGGCTCCCGGCCAGGGCAGCACCTTCACCGTGCATCTCCCCCGCGCCCAGGAGCAACTTGACGAAAAACCTTGA